One window of the Cydia splendana chromosome 18, ilCydSple1.2, whole genome shotgun sequence genome contains the following:
- the LOC134799682 gene encoding uncharacterized protein LOC134799682 — protein MDIVCSDSGSMDGSGTGHLTTETEPVILSGEEILSGSATDESPLIGGHALRKRSANKIIDLESEDVLDEVQPAAAKMSTSHRGGKASAGRVSELSRARAELRAAEEEAREEAANREWQKRLQETVPSELANSGADLAHIADSADDISVNDLKAKMTTVTEMTKNMRGKNSKDLKEEITALNNIVNVLASRSEAEEMRRLRADNNRLRREVENMKTEMKAYRRDYAEMRASLSADTKTNSQSKALLIDSDGIEEFRKSIISSVGNIINARFAGIEDRLLPPKPCRPPLAADKKLSLQTQSLKTNSNTTASSVVSRTEAPTRWQPTATASSLTAGTSETSRHQAQSNQKGPADKDGFIPVRNKKKKKPKKTPAASVVPETRKTADKNKAKPKPKLKAPTTSAVVISLQPEAAERGVSYFDVMSKAVAGVNLGDMGIPSLKFRQTASGARMVELPKELEAAKADELAEKLRPVLEGVAAVTRPTKCATVRIMDLDDSATTESVIAAVARIGGCAVNLVKAGGVQRGPGGMGAIVVRCPVAAAKILVEKGRVLVGWSSARVVALEQLPMRCYRCMGVGHTKPLCPSEVSREHLCYRCGEEGHRAAACSVRVPKCVVCTETNRPHAHVMGSPRCKPTPVTGKLASRTGTASSAGPPKERENAEINNMQE, from the coding sequence ATGGATATTGTATGCAGTGATAGTGGATCTATGGACGGAAGCGGGACTGGTCACCTAAccacggaaacggaaccggttATTTTAAGTGGAGAGGAGATTTTATCAGGTTCTGCTACTGACGAGTCGCCTTTGATAGGTGGACACGCTTTACGCAAAAGGTCAGCAAACAAAATAATAGATCTTGAATCTGAAGACGTACTTGATGAAGTGCAACCAGCGGCGGCTAAAATGTCAACTAGCCACAGAGGTGGTAAAGCTAGTGCCGGCCGGGTGTCAGAGTTAAGTCGGGCCAGGGCGGAACTTCGTGCCGCGGAGGAGGAGGCGCGTGAAGAAGCCGCTAACAGAGAATGGCAAAAACGCCTCCAAGAGACGGTTCCATCAGAACTGGCCAACTCAGGGGCAGATTTGGCTCACATCGCTGACTCAGCCGATGACATATCTGTCAATGATCTGAAAGCCAAAATGACGACGGTAACAGAAATGACTAAAAATATGAGGGGAAAAAACAGTAAGGACCTGAAAGAAGAAATTACTGCTTTAAACAATATTGTAAATGTCCTTGCCTCCCGGTCGGAGGCGGAAGAAATGCGCCGCCTAAGAGCGGATAACAACCGACTGCGGCGGGAAGTTGAAAATATGAAGACCGAGATGAAGGCCTACCGGCGTGACTATGCTGAAATGAGAGCTTCTCTCTCGGCGGACACGAAGACTAATTCTCAAAGTAAAGCCCTCTTAATAGACAGCGATGGAATAGAGGAATTCAGGAAGTCGATTATATCCTCCGTAGGAAATATAATAAACGCGCGGTTTGCAGGAATTGAGGACCGTCTTCTTCCACCTAAGCCATGCCGGCCCCCGTTGGCTGCAGACAAGAAACTAAGTTTACAAACTCAGAGCCTAAAGACGAACTCTAATACCACTGCCAGTTCAGTGGTGAGTAGAACTGAAGCGCCTACTCGGTGGCAACCGACTGCTACTGCTAGTTCACTAACCGCAGGGACGAGTGAAACTAGTCGTCACCAAGCGCAGAGCAACCAAAAAGGCCCGGCAGATAAAGACGGGTTTATTCCAGTCCgcaataaaaagaaaaagaagcCAAAAAAGACACCTGCAGCTAGTGTGGTGCCAGAGACGAGGAAAACGGCCGATAAAAACAAGGCCAAGCCCAAACCCAAGCTGAAGGCCCCTACAACTTCGGCAGTTGTCATTTCATTACAACCGGAAGCGGCTGAAAGAGGGGTGAGTTACTTTGATGTAATGAGTAAGGCCGTGGCAGGAGTTAACCTCGGGGACATGGGCATTCCTTCCCTTAAGTTCCGACAAACTGCCTCAGGAGCGAGGATGGTTGAACTTCCAAAGGAGCTTGAAGCCGCCAAGGCCGACGAATTAGCGGAAAAGCTGCGTCCAGTGCTAGAGGGGGTTGCAGCTGTCACTCGGCCCACCAAGTGCGCCACTGTGCGTATAATGGATCTGGACGATTCTGCTACAACCGAAAGTGTAATAGCGGCTGTAGCCAGGATTGGGGGCTGCGCTGTCAATCTAGTTAAGGCGGGTGGGGTCCAACGCGGTCCTGGGGGAATGGGTGCCATAGTGGTAAGATGTCCCGTAGCTGCGGCTAAAATATTGGTAGAAAAAGGACGCGTTCTAGTGGGCTGGAGTTCTGCGCGCGTAGTCGCATTGGAGCAGCTCCCAATGAGATGTTATCGCTGTATGGGTGTCGGACATACGAAGCCATTGTGTCCGTCTGAGGTGAGTAGGGAGCATCTCTGTTACCGGTGTGGTGAAGAAGGGCACCGAGCAGCAGCTTGCTCAGTACGGGTGCCTAAGTGTGTTGTGTGCACAGAGACAAATAGGCCCCACGCTCATGTGATGGGTAGCCCACGATGTAAACCTACACCTGTAACGGGAAAGCTGGCCTCACGGACCGGGACTGCCTCCAGTGCTGGCCCCCCTAAGGAACGAGAGAATGCCGAGATTAACAATATGCAAGAGTAA